In Calditrichota bacterium, the sequence TCATACGAAAGACTTACGCAGCAGGAACTGCACCTGTTGGCGATTACTCTCCATATCGGCACTGGAGTGTTGCCTATCGATCGTCATCCTTCGCCTTTGCGCTCAAAGGCGATCCTCGGATCGACGACCGAATATAGAATGTCTGAGAGCAATATCCCGAAGAGGGTCAGGAAACTGACTATAGTAAGTTCGGCCATAATGACCGGGTAGTCGCGCGCCAGAATCGCCTCCCACGCCAGCCGGCCCATGCCGGGAATGGTGAAGATCGTCTCGATGATGATCGAGCCGCCGAGCAACGCCGGCAGAAGGCTTGACAAGAGGGTCACAATTGGAATCAGCGAATTGCGCAGGGCATGCTTATAGATGACGACCCGCTCGGATAGCCCCTTGGCGCGAGCGGTAGTGATGTAATCCTGCCGCACCACTTCGAGCATAGCCGTGCGCATATAGCGCGAGAGCACCGCGAGCGAAGCATAGGTCATACAGAAGACCGGCAGCACCAGATGCCATGCCGCGTCCCAAACCCGCGACCAGAAGGGAAGCGCTTCGGCGCCGACCGAAGCCAGCCCGAAGACTGGAAACCAATCGAAGAAATCGCCGCCGCCAAAGAAGACGATCAGCATCGTCGCCACCCAGAACGAAG encodes:
- a CDS encoding ABC transporter permease, whose protein sequence is MSSYILKRLLLMIPTLFGITVVAFLIIHLAPGDPAAMKAQAAGGSFAESGISEEVILKTRELYGLDKPLHTRYFLWLRRISTFDFGESIKFQKPVWELLKERVPVSIRLALTSLVIAYLLSIPIGIYSASHQYSRFDRFLTLILFILYSLPSFWVATMLIVFFGGGDFFDWFPVFGLASVGAEALPFWSRVWDAAWHLVLPVFCMTYASLAVLSRYMRTAMLEVVRQDYITTARAKGLSERVVIYKHALRNSLIPIVTLLSSLLPALLGGSIIIETIFTIPGMGRLAWEAILARDYPVIMAELTIVSFLTLFGILLSDILYSVVDPRIAFERKGEG